A genome region from Dickeya dadantii NCPPB 898 includes the following:
- a CDS encoding MFS transporter, protein MSSILSSSTPGQSQRPDDKALQFATRAAFFITGAAMSVSVAGKQRVMPAGLAVASVSTLGYTGILTGLALPGFIAQWSSLSLALGCVALLLLVVSLSIRLLTRSSGA, encoded by the coding sequence ATGAGTTCAATCTTGAGTTCCTCCACGCCGGGTCAGTCACAGCGACCGGACGACAAAGCGTTACAGTTCGCCACACGGGCGGCGTTTTTCATCACGGGCGCGGCGATGTCCGTCTCGGTGGCAGGCAAACAGCGAGTCATGCCCGCCGGGCTGGCCGTTGCTTCAGTCAGCACTCTCGGTTATACCGGTATTCTGACCGGTCTGGCGCTGCCCGGCTTTATCGCACAATGGAGCAGCCTGTCGCTGGCTCTGGGCTGTGTCGCGCTGTTGCTGCTGGTTGTCAGCCTCAGTATCCGTCTTCTTACCCGTTCATCAGGAGCCTGA